In the genome of Paenibacillus pabuli, one region contains:
- the pgeF gene encoding peptidoglycan editing factor PgeF — MEPFILDKELRSGSQNSNWGPDPLLLYVKPWKMQFKHMKAGFTTRQGGVGSTPYASLNCAYHVGDDPADVLNNRKLVAEKLGFPLESWTCGEQVHGKHVAVITAEERGKGLLDRQSALQDTDGLVTNVPGVLLTSFYADCVPLYFYDPVQQAVGLAHAGWKGTVAGIAESMVKKMEQEYGSRRQDIHAAIGPSIGDCCYEVDEAVMQHVRVWLEDSSGNDEYKNSASNQVYRPAVNGKTMLNLKECNRHIMMKAGILPDHIECTTWCTSCNPELFFSYRKENGITGRMASWIGLEER, encoded by the coding sequence ATGGAACCGTTTATTTTGGATAAGGAATTGCGGTCGGGAAGCCAAAACTCAAATTGGGGTCCTGACCCGTTGTTATTATATGTGAAGCCGTGGAAAATGCAGTTTAAGCATATGAAAGCCGGTTTTACGACAAGGCAGGGTGGTGTTGGTAGCACACCTTACGCCAGTCTCAACTGTGCCTATCATGTGGGTGATGATCCGGCTGACGTGCTGAATAATCGCAAACTTGTGGCTGAAAAATTGGGTTTCCCTTTGGAATCCTGGACTTGTGGAGAACAGGTGCATGGTAAACATGTCGCTGTAATCACGGCTGAAGAGCGGGGCAAAGGTTTGCTGGATCGACAGTCTGCATTACAGGATACGGATGGGCTGGTCACGAATGTGCCTGGTGTGCTGCTGACTTCCTTCTATGCTGATTGTGTACCCCTTTACTTCTATGACCCCGTACAACAAGCGGTGGGGCTTGCTCATGCCGGATGGAAAGGTACAGTTGCCGGTATAGCCGAATCGATGGTCAAAAAGATGGAGCAGGAATATGGAAGTCGCAGACAGGATATTCATGCTGCAATAGGGCCCTCCATAGGAGATTGCTGTTATGAAGTGGATGAAGCGGTTATGCAGCATGTACGGGTTTGGCTGGAGGATTCCTCGGGTAATGATGAATACAAGAACTCTGCATCCAATCAAGTATATCGACCTGCAGTAAATGGCAAAACGATGTTAAACTTGAAAGAATGCAATCGACACATTATGATGAAAGCAGGAATATTGCCGGATCATATCGAATGTACAACTTGGTGTACAAGCTGCAATCCCGAGCTATTTTTCTCGTATCGTAAAGAAAATGGCATTACCGGGAGAATGGCGAGCTGGATTGGGCTGGAAGAGAGGTGA
- a CDS encoding DivIVA domain-containing protein codes for MPLTPLDIHNKEFSRRLRGYDEDEVNEFLDQVIKDYEGVIRENKELSNQLLSVQEKLDHFATIEETLSKTIIIAQEAADDVKNNAKKEAQLIVKEAEKNADRIVNESLAKSRKIALEVEELKKQASIYRARFRTLVEAQLELLTQDGWEALESREQEVRDREREMKEIY; via the coding sequence ATGCCATTAACGCCGCTGGACATACACAACAAGGAATTTTCCCGACGCTTGCGCGGGTATGACGAGGATGAGGTCAATGAATTCCTGGATCAAGTCATCAAAGATTACGAAGGCGTCATTCGCGAAAACAAAGAGCTGAGCAATCAGTTGCTGTCCGTTCAGGAGAAGCTTGATCATTTTGCAACGATTGAAGAGACACTGAGCAAAACGATCATCATTGCGCAGGAAGCTGCGGATGATGTGAAGAACAATGCGAAAAAAGAAGCACAGTTGATCGTGAAGGAAGCCGAGAAAAATGCGGACCGGATCGTAAACGAATCTTTGGCTAAATCACGCAAAATTGCTTTGGAAGTGGAAGAGCTGAAAAAGCAGGCATCCATCTATCGTGCCCGTTTCCGTACACTTGTGGAAGCACAGCTGGAATTGTTGACTCAGGATGGTTGGGAAGCGCTGGAGAGCCGGGAGCAGGAAGTCCGTGACCGTGAGCGGGAAATGAAGGAAATTTATTAG
- a CDS encoding RNA-binding protein: protein MSGEIYEHFSHDERDFVDKASDWVERAGKYHDMKLTDFLDPRQVFILQTLVNRRDDVQIRLDGGYETAERKRALIAPDYRYLDDEDMGMQVMSITSDDQKIKELEHGDYMGALLGLGMKRGKIGDIQVLEDGCHTVVASETGAFLSLQLNQVHRVHVFTELLALDQLKWSESKLETMDITVASLRLDGICADVYRLSRSKVLVPIKAGRCRVNWKVEEDPSKALKAGDVVSIQGFGRFKVMEQDGLTKKGRCRVKIGKFA from the coding sequence ATGAGCGGTGAAATTTACGAGCATTTTAGTCATGATGAGCGGGATTTTGTGGATAAGGCCTCTGACTGGGTTGAACGGGCAGGTAAGTATCATGACATGAAGCTAACTGACTTTCTTGACCCTAGACAGGTCTTTATTTTACAAACACTTGTTAACCGTCGAGATGATGTACAGATTCGTCTGGATGGTGGTTATGAAACCGCTGAACGTAAACGTGCGCTGATTGCACCAGATTATCGGTATCTGGACGATGAAGATATGGGCATGCAGGTGATGAGCATTACGTCTGACGATCAGAAAATCAAAGAGCTGGAGCATGGGGACTATATGGGTGCCCTGCTCGGACTTGGCATGAAACGTGGCAAGATCGGTGATATTCAAGTGCTGGAGGACGGGTGCCATACGGTGGTGGCGTCGGAAACCGGCGCTTTTTTATCGCTTCAACTGAATCAGGTGCACCGGGTTCATGTGTTTACGGAGTTGTTGGCACTGGATCAGCTGAAATGGTCGGAGAGCAAACTGGAGACGATGGACATTACCGTGGCTTCCCTGCGTTTGGATGGCATCTGTGCAGATGTGTATCGGCTTAGCCGCAGTAAAGTTCTGGTTCCGATCAAGGCTGGCCGCTGTCGTGTGAATTGGAAGGTGGAGGAAGATCCGTCCAAAGCGCTGAAGGCGGGGGATGTGGTATCCATTCAAGGATTTGGTCGATTCAAGGTGATGGAACAGGATGGGTTGACTAAAAAGGGACGCTGCCGCGTAAAAATCGGCAAATTTGCCTAA
- a CDS encoding YggT family protein, with the protein MYQIESVLYTLYQIYFYMVIVYILMSWLPNARESFIGEWLGKFVEPYLRPFRRFIPPLFGVLDISPIVALIVLQLALNGLISILRYFVY; encoded by the coding sequence TTGTATCAGATTGAAAGCGTGTTGTACACGTTATACCAGATTTACTTTTACATGGTCATTGTCTACATATTGATGTCATGGCTTCCCAACGCACGGGAGAGCTTCATCGGTGAATGGCTAGGTAAGTTTGTGGAACCATATTTAAGACCTTTCCGCCGATTTATTCCGCCTTTGTTCGGTGTGTTGGATATTTCACCGATTGTGGCGTTGATTGTTCTTCAACTCGCGCTTAATGGGCTGATCTCCATCCTCCGATACTTTGTATATTAA
- a CDS encoding YggS family pyridoxal phosphate-dependent enzyme, producing MSLEERIQLVNQKIEAACQRSGRQREDVNVIAVTKYVSLETTGAVLDHGLEHIGENRWQDAQAKWEAFGQKGIWHFIGHLQTNKVKDVIGKFRYIHSLDRLSLAKELDKKAASLGIQVETLLQVNISGEESKFGLQPEQASSFLREISSFNNLKVIGLMTMAPHEEDPELTRPVFRRLRELRDHLNGQALTAEPLTELSMGMSNDFEVAIEEGATWVRLGSILVGKEEGSQWA from the coding sequence GTGTCATTGGAGGAACGTATACAACTGGTAAATCAGAAGATCGAAGCCGCGTGTCAGCGCAGTGGCCGTCAACGTGAAGATGTGAATGTGATTGCTGTCACGAAATACGTCTCACTTGAAACAACGGGAGCTGTGCTGGACCACGGTCTTGAGCATATTGGAGAAAACCGCTGGCAGGATGCGCAAGCGAAATGGGAAGCATTTGGCCAGAAGGGAATCTGGCATTTTATCGGTCATTTACAGACGAATAAGGTGAAGGACGTCATTGGTAAATTCCGTTACATACATTCACTGGATCGTTTGTCCCTGGCCAAGGAGTTGGATAAAAAGGCGGCGTCTCTTGGCATCCAGGTAGAAACATTATTGCAGGTGAATATTTCGGGTGAAGAAAGTAAGTTTGGCTTGCAGCCTGAACAGGCGAGTTCCTTTTTGCGTGAAATCAGTTCGTTCAACAACCTGAAGGTCATCGGTCTGATGACCATGGCACCCCATGAGGAAGATCCGGAGCTTACACGTCCCGTATTCCGTAGACTGCGTGAGCTTAGAGACCATTTGAATGGACAAGCTTTGACAGCGGAGCCATTGACCGAGTTGTCGATGGGCATGTCCAATGATTTTGAAGTGGCGATTGAAGAAGGGGCAACCTGGGTTCGGCTTGGATCGATTCTCGTAGGAAAAGAGGAGGGTTCGCAATGGGCGTAA
- a CDS encoding cell division protein SepF, translating to MGVMNKFMNFLGLQEEEEIVERERMAAQEEHDPDQQEAETSSLDKRRNQRGNNVVSIHSQKNVKVVLYEPRSYDEAQEIADHLRSHRTVVVNLQRVRQDQALRVIDFLSGTVYALGGGISKIGGNIFLCTPDTVEIQGSITEILADSEQDYNRMR from the coding sequence ATGGGCGTAATGAATAAGTTTATGAATTTCCTTGGGCTTCAGGAAGAGGAAGAGATTGTGGAACGTGAGCGTATGGCGGCACAAGAGGAACATGATCCTGATCAGCAGGAAGCTGAAACCTCAAGTCTCGATAAACGTAGAAACCAAAGGGGTAATAATGTGGTGAGCATTCATTCCCAGAAAAATGTTAAAGTCGTCCTTTATGAACCGCGTTCTTATGACGAAGCACAGGAGATTGCTGATCATCTGCGCTCCCATCGTACAGTTGTCGTTAACCTTCAGCGGGTTCGTCAGGATCAGGCTCTGCGGGTCATTGATTTTTTGAGTGGCACAGTGTATGCACTGGGCGGCGGTATTTCAAAAATTGGCGGCAACATTTTTCTCTGTACGCCAGATACGGTTGAAATTCAGGGTTCCATTACGGAAATACTGGCTGACAGCGAGCAAGATTATAACAGAATGAGGTGA